The Desulfococcus multivorans DNA window CCAGGCGGCGACTCCGATTGTAGAGATCCTCGAACCCTTTGCCGAAAGCCCGAATGTCGATGTAGAAGACCTTGATCTCCATGTCCGGATAGTGTTCCTTCAGGACGAGGGTGCTCTTGACGGTGTTCATGCAGCAGATGTTGGAGCAGTACTCCCCGCCTTTCCGCTTGGAGCGGGAGCCGACGCACTGGATGAACCCGACGGCGGCGGGCCGCTGCCGATCCCCCGGCCGGACCAGTTCCCCCCTGGTGGGACCGCCGGCGTTCACCAGCCGTTCGAACTCGAGGCTCGTCACCACGTTCGGAAATCGGGTGTAGCCATACTCGTCCATCTCCCGGGGATCGTAGGGTGAAAGCCCAGTGGCCACCACAATGGACCCGACGCGTTCGGTGATCTCCTCGTCGGACATGTGGAAATCGATGCAGCGTTTCTCGCAGGCGTCGAGGCATTTGGAGCAGCCCCTTCCCATGCACTCGTTCATGTTGACGGCATAGGCCGACGGCACCGCCTGTGGAAACGGGATGTAGACGGCCTTTCGGGACGAGAGCCCCACGTTGAACTCGTCTGGGAAAACCACCGGGCATGCGCGGGCGCAGTCGCCGCAGGCCGTACATGCCGTTTCGTCGACATACCGGGCCTTCTTGAGGACCTTCACCTCGAAATTTCCTACGTAGCCTTTGACCTCGGTCACTTCACTCAAGGTGTGAAGCGTGATCCTGGGATGTCGACCGACATCCGCCATCTTGGGGCCGAGGATTCAGATGGAGCAGTCCATGGTGGGGAAGGTCTTGTCCAACTGGGCCATGGTGCCGCCGATGGAGCTGTTTTTTTCCACCAGGGCCACCTCGTAATCATTGTCCGCCAAATCGAGGGCCGCCTGGATGCCGGCGATGCCGCCGCCGATGACAAGGGTCCTCCGGGTCAACGGCAGGACCGTTTCGGTCAGAGGGGTCAGGAGTCGAACCCGGGCAACGGCCATCTTGACGAGATCCACGGATTTCAGCGTGGCGGCCCCCGGATCGTTCATGTGCACCCAGGAACACTGCTCCCTCAGATTGGCCATCTCCAGAAGATAGGGGTTGAGCCCGGCCTCCTGCAGCATGTGACGGAAGGTGGGCTCGTGGAGGCGGGGCGAGCAGGAGGCCACCACGATCCGATCGAGATTCAGCTCGGCGATGTCGGTCTTGATTTCCATCTGACCCGGCTCCGAGCAGGCGTATGTGACCGCCTTGGCCACGGCGACGCCGGGAAGGGTCTTCGCGCTGTCGGCCACCCGGCCGCAGTCGACCGTCTGACCGATGTTGAGCCCGCATCGGCAGACATACACCCCGATTCGGGCGTCTGTGTTCATATCCATTGGTTGTCTTGCGAACATCGTCGTTCCCATTCCATTCCTCGTTACGGGGTTGTCTATTCCCAGCGGATCGTCCGGGCGATGACGCTGGTCAGATCGGCGGTTTCCATCATGAGCTCCCGGCCCAGAAAAGGGTCTTCCATGGCGCACCGGAGATGAATCTGGCACTTGGGACAGGAGGTGACCATGAGGTCGCTGCCGGTGGCCGCGGCCTGCCGGATGCGTCGGACCTGAAACGCCTTGCTGTAGGCGTCGCATCCGGTCCAGGCGCAGTTTCCGCAGCAGATGGATGCGGCGCCGCTGTCCTTCATCTCCGTAAACCGGGTCGGCATAAGGCGGTGGATGAGTTTGCGCGGCAAGGCACCCACGCCGGACAGGCGGTTCAGGCGGCAGGCATCCTGATAGGTGATCCGGTGCTCCAGGGGAGCGAAGGTGACGGCGCCCTTGTCGATCTCCCGCTCCAGAAATTCGTAGAGATGCATCACCGTGAAGGCCGGCTTGACGCCGTGGCGCGGGTAGTCCAGTGACAAGGTGCGGTAACATTCGGGGCATGCGGTGATGAGCGTCTCGATGCCGAGGTCGTTCATCATCTCCGTGTTCAACCGGGCCAGTTTCAGAAAGTTTTGCCGGTCTCCGGACCAGAGAAGATCGTGGCCGCAGCACCGTTCGGTTTCCAGGAGTCTCGGGTGAACGTCGAAAAAGTTGAGAAGCCGGACGGCGTCGAAAAGAGTCCGGGAGGTGTCGAGGCCGGCGTGGTTCCGGAAAAAAATGTCGAAATAAGGGGCGCAACCGCCGAAGAAGAGGGTCTTTCCTTCGGGGTCCGCAATGAGGTCGGCTGGACGGTCTTTCCACCGTCCGGGCGAGATTTCCGGCGAGGTCATGGTCCGCATGAGGGACTGAAAGAACCCGCCGTGGGCCTGGTTTTCGTCTCCCTGTCGGGCGTGGATCCAGGAGCGGACATCCCGGATGAATTCGGGAAAATCGACGTCGGAAGGGCAGCGTTCGTGGCAGAGGCCGCAGGTGAGGCAGGCCCAGACGTCCCGGATGACCGCTTCCGAAAGGGGCGGCGCCGCGGCGATGGCGCCCACCAGGGCCCTTGGGGAGTAAGGCTTGCCGCTCAGGGCCAGGGGGCAGGCCGAGGTGCATTTGCCGCAGTCCTGGCAGGCGTATGCGTCGTGCTTTTTCAGGATATCGGCCAATGACGTCGGGTCCTCGGTCGTCTCGGCAGGGACCTTTCCCATCGGCACCACGGGGCTCTTGCCCATGGTCTTGATGTCCGCCGTGAATTCCGCAAGAAAGCGCCTTAGCGGCTCGGTGTCGTCGGGCAGGAAAGTGGCGAAACGGAGCCGACGGCCGCCGATCCCCGCGAGCTCCAGAATGCGCTCCGTGTCCTCGGTGTTGTTCACGGCGTTTAGGGTGCCGGTGCCATACCGGCACGTCCCCGGGCCACACCCCACTAGAGCCACGCCGTCGGCGCCCATTTCAAAGGCTTTGAGGAGCAGGGCCTTGGTGATTCTTCCGGTGCAGGAGACCCGAACCATTTTGATTTCCGGCGGGATCTGGTAGCCGTTGTCCTGAAGGTTATGGTAGGCGGTGTGGGGCGCCCAATTGCACAGATAGAGTATGATTTTATAGTCGCTCATCGATTCACGGCACCATGGTTGAAATTACGGTTTACGGCAGCAGGATTTCCGCGAGGGTCTGCTCGAAGAATTTCTGGCTTCGAAAGGGACTGTCCGCCGCATTGGTGGGGCAAACGGAGATGCAGTTGCCGCACCCTTTGCAAAAGGCCTCGTCGACCACGGCGTAGCGGCCGATATCGTTCCGCTTCAGGGTCACGGCCTGGTAGGCGCAGGCATCGACGCAGCGCCCGCAGCCGCGGCAGGCGGCCTCGTTCACGGTAACGGTAAACCCTTTGTTCTGCCGGGCGCTGTTCGGCATGGCCGCGGCGGTCAGCATGGCGGCGGCGGCACCCTTCCGGCGGGCGGAGATGCGGATGCCGGGCGGGTCGGCCAGGAAAAGCCCCGAAACGGCGGTCATGCCCGGGTAGAAAAAGGGGACGCCCGTGACACCGGCAGACTGCATGTCCACGGCCGTGACCCGCAACGGGAGGCCTTCCTGGTGGATGTGCCGGATGTGCCGCCGGGATTTTTCCCCCAGAATCACGGCGCCCACCTGCATCTGCTGAACGTGACCGTCTTCGGTTTCCACCGTCAGCTGAAAATCACCCAGATTGCCGCTCAGCCGCGTCACCCGAGCGCCGGTGAAGGCGTGGATGTTGGGGTGGTCCGGCAGATCGCCCGCGGATGCCGCCTCCGATCCGAAGGTGAAAACGTCCATGCCGATATCGGCAAGGGTCACGGCGCTGGTCATGGCGGCCTCCGACCGGCCGATGACGGCCGTGGCGAAGTTGTAGAGCCGGCTCGGGGTCGGAAAGGCGGTGAGTTTGCGGGAGCGCTTCACCGACCGATCGATAAGGCCCCGGAGACGCTTCAGGGCCTCGTCCGGATCCTTCTGGAGCAGGCTCAGCGCTTCTCCCCGAATGTTTCGGACCATGACCATGGACCGGCTGATGCCCGTCGCCGTGAACAGCGCGTGCTTCAAGCGGCTCCGCTGATCCGTGCAGGCGCTGCAGACGAAATTGAGGGGGCAGCAGACGCACGATCCCAGAACGATTCGCGTGATGCCTTTGTCCCGGACGGTCTTGATGACGGCGGCAATCCCCTCGGGCACGCAGGCCGACGCCAGGGTTCCGGTGTGCACGACGTCCGGGACCGCGGCCAGTGATTCGATGTACCGGTCCATCTCGTCCATCCACCCGAGAGAGTCGTTGCACCGGCAAATGAAAACGCCGATCCGGATATCGGGCGAGAGGCCGGGGTCGGGCTGAGTGAACGAAAACCCGTTGCCTTTCCGCACCCAGGAGGCGTCGCCCAACAGCAGGAGGGCCTGGGCGGCTGCCGCATATCCGCGCATCAGCATGGCGTAGACGTCGGGCTTCGCGGACCTGGGGCCGTAAGCCCGGATGATGTCGTCGCCCTTGACGGCCGGGGCCATGTCCGGGTCGGCGATGATCACGGCACCGGCGTGTTCCGCAAAGGTCTCCCCGGTGTCTGTGTGGCAGATGGCCCCCACGGCGCCGCAGGCCCTGACACATTCCAGGCACTCGGCGCAGACGCCGCACTGAAGGCAGCGATCCGCCTCTTCACGCACCTGAACCTCGGAGAGCCCCAGGGCCACCTCGGTGAAACCGCCGATTCGGGCGGCAGGCTGGACCTCGGACATGGGAACGCGGCAGTGGACGGGAATGTTCGAGGGGATGTCCCGGAAATCCCGGTCCGAAGGCCGCGCACAGGTGGGCGAAGGCACGGGAACGCCGCAGATGTCCGAGAGGGCCGTGATCGCCGCCAGACGACCTGAGGCCATGGCCTTGACGACGGTGGATGGGCCTGAAACGGCGTCTCCGGCGGCATAGACGCCGGAAAGCGAGGTCCGGGGGCCGTTGTCCGTCCGAATCAACCCCCGGTCGGTGATCTCCAGACCGCCCAGGGATGATCCCGGTTCAAAGGCCCCGATCTGCCCGATGGCGACGAAAGCCCGGTCCGCGGCCATCTCGAACGCCGAGGCACCGGGAACGATGACCGGCCAGGCCACCCCGCCGGCGTCGGGTTTTCCCGGCCGCGTGGGTTTGACGCTGAGGCGGTCGAGACGACCCGCCTTGCCGAGAAATGCGACAACCTGGCACCGATCCCGGATGACGACGCCTTCCTGAACGGCGCCCTGGATTTCTTCGGGATCGGCGGGAATCTCGTCCTTTCCGAACCAGGAGATGAGGGTGACCGATGCGCCCGTGCGGACGAGGGTCCGGGCCAGGTCAAAGGCCGCGTTACCGTCGCCGATGACCACGGCCCGTTGCCGGAGGGGTTCCATCTCTCCGCGGTGGCAGCGGTTGAGAAATTCGAGGCATCCCGATATGCCGTCAAGGTCCTCGCCCGGGATGCCCAGTCGCCGGTCCTTCCAGGATCCGACGGCCACCACGACACCACTGTAGGATGCCGTCATGGACTGGATATCGGTCAGGTCCACGGGATGGCCGGCGGCGAACGTGACGCCCATGTCGCGGACGACGGCAAGCTCGGCGTCCAGGATGTGCCGCGGAAGCCGGTGAGGACCGATGCCGTAGCGGAGAAGACCGCCGGCCGACGCTTCGCGCTCGAAGACGGTCGCGGCGCATCCGGCTCGGGCGAATTCCGCCGCCGCCGCGATTCCCGCCGGACCGCCCCCGATGACCGCAAAATGTTCGGGGCGTCGTTCAGCAGGACGAGGGGCCGGTGTCTCTTCGGGGTGGGCTGCGCCATAGTCGGAGAGGAAACGCTTGATGTCGCGGATGGCGACCGGATCGTCCAGGGTTCCCCGGCGGCAGTCGTCCTCGCAAGGGTGGTTGCAGATGCGGCCGCAGATGCCGGGGAGAATGTTCCGTTCCCGGATCAGGGCAAGCGCCTCGGCGTATTTGCCGGCCCCGGCCAGAGCGACGTACCCTTGGGCGTTGACGCCGAGAGGACAGTTTTCCCGGCAAAGGGGTGTCCGACGCTTATCGATGACCGGCCGGCCCGGGAGACTCAGGCGTCCGTCGAAGACGATCGCTTTGCGGCCGTCCTCCGTCGACACCGGACAGGCTTCGGCGCAGCGACCGCAGAGAACGCAGGCGTCGGGGTTCGTGAAGGTCTGGTGACGGAAGATGCCGACCCGGAACCCCTGGGGGGTATGTCGAATGCCGGTGACATCGGCGGGTAGGAGACACTGGATAGCCGGGTTTCTCAAAATACGGATGAGGCCGGGCCGGTGCGCGTGGTTGAGAGGGACCCCCGAGTTGAGCCGCCAGGCGTCGTTGGCGAGCTTGCGGTCGAGGTTCGCGTCCCGGTCCACCAGGGTCACCGGAACGCCCAGTTCTCCCAGCTTGTTGGCGGCCGCGATCCCCGAGGGGTTGGCGCCGATGATGACAACTTTGTGCAGACGGTCTTTGGGGCGCTTCATCGAACGGCTCCTATCCTGCCGGCGGTGCCGGATTTTTTCTTCTCCCGTCCTTTCAGGGTTGACGCGCCGTAGTCGAACCCCTTGACGAAGGCGGCCAAATTCATCTCTTCCGTCCCCTTGGGGACCGAAGCGGTGACGGCGGTCTTCATGGCATCCAAAGAGACCACGCCGGTGACGGCCGTGGCGAATCCCATCATGATGATATTGGCCATCATCTTTCGCCCCAGCTCCTCGGCCATACGGGTGGCGGGGATGGAAAAGACTTCCGGTCGGTCGCCGCCCGGGGCGACCAGATCCTTGTCCGTCAGGAGGCGGCCCGAGGGCTTGAGGGCGGTGCGGTATTTTTCGTAGGCCGATTGGGACATGCAGATGAGGATGTCGGGCGCCTCGATATAGGGGTACTGGATGACTGCGTCGGAAATGATCACCTGGGCGCAGCAGGCGCCGCCCCGGGATTCCGGGCCGTAGGACTGGACCAGCGTACTTTCCCGGTGGTCCCCCAGGGCCGCGGCCATGCCGAGGATCCGGCCGGCCAGGACGATGCCCTGCCCACCGAATCCGGTAACGATAACTTCCTGCCGTTTGATGTCTTTTCGCGCCATGGCTTTACCCCTCCTCCGGCCGGTACATCCTTTTATAGATCTCATCGTGGGTGGGTTTCTCGATGTCCAGAAAATTCCCGAGAATCGGCCCCCGTGCGTCGCTCATGTCCAGTTCGGCGGGATGAGCGCCGTTTTTGATGATGGCTTTTTCCTGATAGTGCCTGAGCGTGTCGATGGCTTTTTCCCGGTTGCGTCGGCCGTAGTTGACGGGGCAGGGCGACAGCGCCTCGATAAAGGAGAATCCTCGCCGCCGAAGGGCGGCCGCGATGGCGTCGGCCAGATCCCGTGCGTGGAGCATCGACCATCGGGCGATATAGGTGGCGCCGGCGGCGTAGGCCAGAAGCGGCAGATTGAACGGCGTTTCGGGATTGCCCATCACGGTGGTGGAGGATCTGGCATTGTGGGGGGTGGTGGCGGCAACCTGTCCGCCGGTCATGCCGTAAGTCAGATTGTTCACGCACACCACCGTGATGTCCATGTTCCGCCGGGCGGCGTGTATGAAGTGATTGCCGCCGATGGCGAAAAGATCGCCGTCGCCCGAGAAGACGATGACATTCAGTTTCGGGTTGGCCATCTTGATGCCGGTGGCAAAGGGGATGGCCCGACCGTGGGTGGTGTGGAACGAGTCGATGTTGATGTACCCCGCGCCGCGGCCCGAACAGCCGATGCCCGACACCATGGCGAACTGATCGTAAGGGATCCCCGTCTGCTTGATGGCCGTGAGGCAGGCGGTAAAGACCGAGCCGGTGCCGCAGCCGGGGCACCAGATGTGGGGGATCCGGTCCATGCGGACGAGATCCTCCAGGGGATGGACCGTCGGGGCGACGGCGGGGTCGGCGCTTCGGATCATCGCATGACCTCCTTCTCCATGGCGTCGATGACGGCTTCGGGGGGAATGATGGCGCCCCCGTGATGGCCCACGCCGATGGTCGGCACCCGTCCGGCGGCGCACCGCTCGACCTCTCGGCTGATTTGGCCCATGTTGATCTCGACGGTGATGATCCCCTTGACTTTCTGGGCCAGAGCCCGGATCTGTTTTTCGGGGAACGGCCACACCGTCACGAGCCGAAGCATGCCGGCCCGGATGCCCCGTTTCCGTGCTTCGTCCACGGCGGTGAAGCTGGTGCGGGCGGACACGCCGTAGGAGACGACGGCGATATCGGCGTCCGACAGCCGGTAGGATTCGGTCATGACAATGTCGTCGATGTTGTTCCGGATCTTGCCCGTGATCCGTTCGATCATTTCCTTCTGGGTCTCCACGGACATCACCGGATACCCCTTTTCATCGTGGGTCAGGCCCGTAACATGGATTTTGTAGCCGTCGCCGATGGCGGGCATGGGGGCGACGCCGTTGGGTCCGGGTCGGTAGAGACGGAAGCGGTCCTTCCGGCCGGCGGGTCTGGGCCGGGACACCGTTCGGATCTTACCGGCCTCGGGAATGACGACCCGTTCGCTCATATGTCCGACGATCTCGTCGGACATGATGAAGACCGGCGTTCGGTAGGCTTCGCTCAGGTTGAAGGCGGTGATGGTCAGATCGAACATCTCCTGGGGAGATGCGGGGGCGACGGCGATGATCTCGTAGTCGCCGTGGGATCCCCACCGGGCCTGCATCATGTCGGCCTGGGCGCCCTGGGTGGGCAGGCCCGTGGAGGGCCCGGCCCGCTGGACGTTCACGACCACGCAGGGCGTTTCGGTCACGACGGCGAGTCCAATGGTCTCCATCATGAGGCTGAAGCCGGGACCGGATGTCGCGGTCATGGATTTGGCGCCGGTCCAGGCGCCGCCGAGCACCGAGGTCATGGCCGCAATCTCGTCCTCCATCTGGATGAAGGTGCCGCCTACCCTGGGGAGCCGAATGGAAATATGTTCCGCGACCTCGGTTGCCGGGGTGATGGGATAGCCCCCGAAAAAAGTGCACCCCGCGGCAATGGCGCCTTCGGCGCAGGCGATGTCTCCGTTAATGAAATGTTCTCCGGTGAGGACTCTGGATGTCATGGACGGCCTCGTCTATAATGAAGTTCCGGTTTGGGTGTCGTGGTTCGTCCCGATCTGTCGGTTCCGGGACCTGCTTTCGGGGCGTGCGCCGGTCATTCGGTCGGACCTGGGACCGGCTGTGAAGGCGGCGGTGCTGCCGACGAAAAGATGGCGAATTCGGGGCAGAGCAGTTCACAGTAGTGACAATTCAGGCAGTCGTCGTTCTTGACCCTGGGCGGGTGATATCCCTTGGCGTTGAAGGTCTTGGAAAATTCAAGGACCTCTCTCGGACAGAACGCGATGCAATAGCCGCATCCCTTGCACCGGTCCTCCAGAATGTGAACAATGCCCCGGGTGATGTCCACCGTGTCGGTATCAAGGGGAATCCGCCAGTATTTCATAGCCCTCTTCCTGTAAAAGGTCTCCTGTTTGCGCCAAGAAGCGTTGCCGAAAAAAATCCTTAATCCTTTTGCGACGGATTTTCAATGGAAATGTCTTTTAAAACGTTTTTTCTCGAAAGACAATCCTCATATTTATCGGGGGGCGTCTTCCATCATGACGCCGTGACAGGGGTATGGACATTCCATGATTCGCCCTCCCGCTTTTCCGGTTGACAATCAATTTCGGGGTTCTTACCAGTTTGGGGTACGGCAGAAATATGCAACCCCATATGAAATCAGCGCACCTTTCACGTTCCACCGCAATTCGGTATCGGCCGGTATCGGCCGGTATCGGATTGATCATCCCTTTTTACGGTCAGATCGTTACCGCTCCCGCTTGATGTGTTCCTGAAATTGTCTGCCGTCATCCCAACCCGTTCGGGAGAAAGCCTTTTCAACACGGTCACCTAAAGGAGGCCTGTCATGTCAGATATCAAAAAAATATGTTTTGATAGAATTCTCGCCAGGGACCTGCACCGCGCGATCCTCTTCCGAAATATCGAGGGAACCACGCGTACCCGGGCCATATCCCCCATCGGTAAGCTGTGGCCCAACGGATCGACCCTGCGCGTTTCGTTTCTGGGGGGCACCGCCCAACAGCACGACGTCGTCAAGACATTCGCGCCCCAGTGGTCCCGATTTGCCAACCTCAATTTCGACTTCGGCACTGCGCCGGACGCCGATATCCGGATCGCCTTCGCCGACGACGGCGCGTGGAGCTATCTGGGCACGGACGCCAAGGGTATTCACGTCAGCCGGCCGACCATGAATTACGGATGGCTGGACGAGGCCGTCGTACTGCACGAATTTGGCCACGCCATCGGACTGGCCCATGAACACCAGAACCCCGAAGAGGGCATCAAATGGAATGAAGAGGCCGTGATCCGCGACCTCTCGGGCCCGCCCAATTACTGGGATATTGCCACCATCCGCCACAATGTCCTCAATAAATATGCCCACGACCAGATCAACGGCACGGTGTTCGATCCCGATGCCGTCATGCTCTATGCCTTTCCCAGGGAATGGACCCTTGACGGCTTTCAGACCAAGGAGAACAAGACGCTGTCGGCAATGGAAAAGGCCTTCGTTGCCGGTGAAAAAATGTATCCCGGAAGGGGGTCCCAACCCGATGCGGTGGAACTGGACGTGCTGGAATTCGAGGGAACGCCGGCATCCATCGGTCTGCCGGGCGAGGAGGATCTCTTCACTTTCATGGTCAAATCCCCCGGCCGCTACACCATCGAGACCGAGGGGGAGACCGACCTGGTCATGAAGCTTTACGGTCCGGACAATCGGACCAACCTCATCGCCGAGGACGACGATTCCGGCAAGGGTTACAACCCGAGGATCGGTGCCGATCTTATTCCCGGAAGGTATCTCGTACAGATCCGGCATTACAATCGGACCGGCGGTACGGGCGACTACACGATCAAGGTTTACAAATAGGAATGTTAATTTTTGACTTTCATGACGATGACCGAAAAGCCTACGGCTTTTCCAAAGGCTGAAGGCTGAAGACTAAAGGCTGAAGGGGTGCGCGTGTGACGAACGGTGCATTTTTTCCCTTTCAGCCTTCGATTTTCGGTCTTCGGTCTCCAAAGGTTAAAGGCTGAAGACTAAAGGCTGAAGGGGTGCGCGTGTGACGAACGGTGCATTTTTTCCCTTTCAGCCTTCGATTTTCGGTCTTCGGTCTCCAAAGGTTAAAGGCTGAAGACTAAAGGCTGAAGGGGTGCGGGTGTGACGAACGGTGCATTTTTTCCCTTTCAGCCTTCGATTTTCGGTCTTCGGTCTCCAAAGGATAAAGGCTGAAGACTGAAGGCTGAAGAGGTGCGCGTGTGACGAACGGTGCATTTTTTCCCCTTCAGCCTTCGATTTTCGGTCTTCGGTCTCCAAAGGTTAAAGGCTGAAGACTAAAGGCTGAAGGGGTGCGCGTGTGATGAACGGCGCACTTTTTCCCCTTCAGCCTTCGATTTTCGGTCTTCGGTCTCCAAAGGTTAAAGGCTGAAGACTAAAGGCTGAAGGGGTGCGCGTGTGATGAACGGCGCACTTTTTCCCCTTCAGCCTTCAGCCTTCAGCCTTCAGCCTTCAGTCTCGTCAGCCGACGGGCGCGGCGGTGTATCGGGACATGACCCATCCCACAGCGCCGTATGGGGTTCTGACGTTCAGCCAGCCGGGGGAACCACCAAGGACCGTGAGGACTTCGCCTTGTCGGACGCGTCCGATGACACCCAGATGAAGCCCCGGCCCGCTCCGGACATTCAGTGCCTTTACGGTGACGGATACGGTGCCTGAAACAGGGTAGGGCGCAGGGTAACCATACGCCGGCGCCGTATTCGAGTAGACGACGGTTCGGGGCGGGGGCGGGGTGAAAATGGCCGAAAGGACGACTCCGGTCAGAAGACCGATGCCCAGAGCCACCCAGACGTCGTCGCTATCTCCGTGATAATACCCGCCGTGTCCGTGATAACGGTGATACCCCCGGCCGGCGCCGGCAATCGTCGGCGTCGCGGCCATGAAGAAAACCGTGGTCAGAACGATGATGGTCTTTTTCATGGCTATCCCCTCTCTCTACGGGCCGGCAAGCCGATCATCGAAATGACCATTCCAATGATCACTTGACGTCTGCCCATATCCAAATCTAATACAGTTTTCAAAATGTTTCAACGCCCAATCGGGCGTCGCGTTTTTCGTCCCGATGCAACTTCCGGCTTTCATTGCGGAGACCGGATAGGGAGGCTGAAGAATAAAAAACCTTGGCCTTCTCTGCGTGCTTTTCGTGAGATATTTTTTCGCTCCGGGGGACGTTTGTCAAAAAGGATTCTCACGCAAAGCACGCAAAGGCGCAAAGGCGGATTGAAGTCTTGGGCTTTGATTTTTCCGTTGGATGATTTAGATTTACCGTCATATGCAACCTGATGCTGAAAGCGGAAAATTATGAAATCATCTGCCGCGGCCGCCGTGATTCATGCCGAGAAGCTGACCCGAACCTACACCTTGGGCGGAGCCCGGATTATCGGTATCGACGCCGTCGATCTGGATATCCCGGAAGGGGAACTGGTGCTGCTCAAAGGGGTGAGCGGTTCCGGAAAGAGCACGCTTCTGTCGCTTCTGGCGGGTCTTGACCGTCCCACCGGGGGACAACTCACCGTAGCGGGCCGCGACCTGATCCGGGCCTCGGGGCCTACCCTGGACGATTATCGTCGCCGTGTGGTGGGCATGGTGTTCCAGTCCTTCAATCTGATGCCGACCCTGAACGTCCTGGAAAACGTTTGTCTCCCGGCGCTTTTGGCCGGCCGTCCGGACACAGCCGTGCAAAGCCGGGCCGTCGAGCTCCTGGAATGGCTTGGCCTGGGCGCTCGCCTCACCCACCTTCCCGGTCAGCTTTCGGGCGGGGAGATGCAGCGGACGGCCATCGCCAGGGCGCTCATCAACGACCCTGCCGTGATCCTGGCCGACGAACCCACCGGCAATCTCGACACCCGGAACGGTGCCGTCGTCATCGAACTCCTGGCGGAGCTGAGCCGATCATCGAAAAAAACCGTTGTCATTGCCACCCACGGCAGCCAGGCCGACAAGGTCGCCACCCGGCGCATCCGCCTCAGGGACGGAAGAATCCAATGACACGACTGATTTTTTTGCTGCGCCTTTTCAGGTGGTTCAGCCTCCGCAACTTCAGGCTTCACCGGCGGCGCACCCTGGCTGTGGTGTTGGGAATCGCCCTTGGCGCCGCAGTGTTCACCAGCGTCCGGCTCTCCATCAACGCCGCCGTCGATGCCTTCGGCCTGAGCGTGGACCGGATCGCCGGAAAAGCCGATTGGACGGTTGTCCGGCCCGGCGGGCGTGTGCCCGAGGAGGCGGTGGGGATGCTGTTGCGCCATCCGTTGGTCGATAGCGCTTCGCCTTTATCCAGAACCTATGTGCGCTCGGCGTCGGGGTCGGAGACCCCGTTTCTCCTTGTCGGTCTCGATCCCATTCTCGACCGCCCCTTCAGGGGGTGGGCCGTGGACGGCGATTCGCAGAAGGCCGATTCTCCGGAGGAGCGCGCACCCATGGCGCTCATGACCCAACCCTACACCCTGGTGGGGGGACGACGGCTCCTGGATGTGCTTCAAAAGACGACCGGGGATATGGTCACGCTCCAGGGCGTCGGGGGGAGGCAGACCTTCCGTATCCTCGGCGTTCTGGACGGGGAGGGGATCTCCCAGGTCGACGGCGGTCGTGTCGTTTTAACGGATATCGCGACGTTCCAGGAATTCACCGGCGGATACGGGGTGGTGGATCAGATCGATATCCGTCTTCGGCCGCATGCGCCGGCCGACGCTCCTCAGACCCTTCAGGGCATCCTGCCGGACGGCCTTGTGCTCTCCCGGCCGACCCAGACCAGGGAGACCGGCCTGGGCATGATCCGCGCCTATCGGCTCAACCTGTCGGTGCTCAGCTTTGTTTCCCTGTTCGTGGGAATGTTCCTCGTCTATAGCC harbors:
- a CDS encoding hydrogenase iron-sulfur subunit, whose translation is MSDYKIILYLCNWAPHTAYHNLQDNGYQIPPEIKMVRVSCTGRITKALLLKAFEMGADGVALVGCGPGTCRYGTGTLNAVNNTEDTERILELAGIGGRRLRFATFLPDDTEPLRRFLAEFTADIKTMGKSPVVPMGKVPAETTEDPTSLADILKKHDAYACQDCGKCTSACPLALSGKPYSPRALVGAIAAAPPLSEAVIRDVWACLTCGLCHERCPSDVDFPEFIRDVRSWIHARQGDENQAHGGFFQSLMRTMTSPEISPGRWKDRPADLIADPEGKTLFFGGCAPYFDIFFRNHAGLDTSRTLFDAVRLLNFFDVHPRLLETERCCGHDLLWSGDRQNFLKLARLNTEMMNDLGIETLITACPECYRTLSLDYPRHGVKPAFTVMHLYEFLEREIDKGAVTFAPLEHRITYQDACRLNRLSGVGALPRKLIHRLMPTRFTEMKDSGAASICCGNCAWTGCDAYSKAFQVRRIRQAAATGSDLMVTSCPKCQIHLRCAMEDPFLGRELMMETADLTSVIARTIRWE
- a CDS encoding FAD-dependent oxidoreductase, translated to MKRPKDRLHKVVIIGANPSGIAAANKLGELGVPVTLVDRDANLDRKLANDAWRLNSGVPLNHAHRPGLIRILRNPAIQCLLPADVTGIRHTPQGFRVGIFRHQTFTNPDACVLCGRCAEACPVSTEDGRKAIVFDGRLSLPGRPVIDKRRTPLCRENCPLGVNAQGYVALAGAGKYAEALALIRERNILPGICGRICNHPCEDDCRRGTLDDPVAIRDIKRFLSDYGAAHPEETPAPRPAERRPEHFAVIGGGPAGIAAAAEFARAGCAATVFEREASAGGLLRYGIGPHRLPRHILDAELAVVRDMGVTFAAGHPVDLTDIQSMTASYSGVVVAVGSWKDRRLGIPGEDLDGISGCLEFLNRCHRGEMEPLRQRAVVIGDGNAAFDLARTLVRTGASVTLISWFGKDEIPADPEEIQGAVQEGVVIRDRCQVVAFLGKAGRLDRLSVKPTRPGKPDAGGVAWPVIVPGASAFEMAADRAFVAIGQIGAFEPGSSLGGLEITDRGLIRTDNGPRTSLSGVYAAGDAVSGPSTVVKAMASGRLAAITALSDICGVPVPSPTCARPSDRDFRDIPSNIPVHCRVPMSEVQPAARIGGFTEVALGLSEVQVREEADRCLQCGVCAECLECVRACGAVGAICHTDTGETFAEHAGAVIIADPDMAPAVKGDDIIRAYGPRSAKPDVYAMLMRGYAAAAQALLLLGDASWVRKGNGFSFTQPDPGLSPDIRIGVFICRCNDSLGWMDEMDRYIESLAAVPDVVHTGTLASACVPEGIAAVIKTVRDKGITRIVLGSCVCCPLNFVCSACTDQRSRLKHALFTATGISRSMVMVRNIRGEALSLLQKDPDEALKRLRGLIDRSVKRSRKLTAFPTPSRLYNFATAVIGRSEAAMTSAVTLADIGMDVFTFGSEAASAGDLPDHPNIHAFTGARVTRLSGNLGDFQLTVETEDGHVQQMQVGAVILGEKSRRHIRHIHQEGLPLRVTAVDMQSAGVTGVPFFYPGMTAVSGLFLADPPGIRISARRKGAAAAMLTAAAMPNSARQNKGFTVTVNEAACRGCGRCVDACAYQAVTLKRNDIGRYAVVDEAFCKGCGNCISVCPTNAADSPFRSQKFFEQTLAEILLP
- a CDS encoding 2-oxoacid:acceptor oxidoreductase family protein: MARKDIKRQEVIVTGFGGQGIVLAGRILGMAAALGDHRESTLVQSYGPESRGGACCAQVIISDAVIQYPYIEAPDILICMSQSAYEKYRTALKPSGRLLTDKDLVAPGGDRPEVFSIPATRMAEELGRKMMANIIMMGFATAVTGVVSLDAMKTAVTASVPKGTEEMNLAAFVKGFDYGASTLKGREKKKSGTAGRIGAVR
- a CDS encoding thiamine pyrophosphate-dependent enzyme translates to MIRSADPAVAPTVHPLEDLVRMDRIPHIWCPGCGTGSVFTACLTAIKQTGIPYDQFAMVSGIGCSGRGAGYINIDSFHTTHGRAIPFATGIKMANPKLNVIVFSGDGDLFAIGGNHFIHAARRNMDITVVCVNNLTYGMTGGQVAATTPHNARSSTTVMGNPETPFNLPLLAYAAGATYIARWSMLHARDLADAIAAALRRRGFSFIEALSPCPVNYGRRNREKAIDTLRHYQEKAIIKNGAHPAELDMSDARGPILGNFLDIEKPTHDEIYKRMYRPEEG